From Bordetella flabilis, the proteins below share one genomic window:
- the argB gene encoding acetylglutamate kinase, whose translation MTDTPQDSAALPPSVKASVLSEALPYLRRFHGKTIVVKYGGNAMTEERLQRSFAHDVVLLKLVGLNPVVVHGGGPQIDDALRRVGKTGTFVQGMRVTDAETMEVVEWVLGGQVQQDIVMMINEAGGKAVGLTGKDGGLIRARKKLMDNKEDPQQPLDIGFVGDITQVDPAVVKALQDDQFIPVISPIGYGQDGTAYNINADVVAGKMAEVLGAEKLLMMTNTPGVLDKTGKLLRSLSARAIDELFADGTISGGMLPKISSSLDAARSGVNSVHIIDGRVPHCLLLELLTDQGVGTMITSR comes from the coding sequence ATGACCGATACTCCTCAAGATTCCGCCGCCCTGCCCCCCTCTGTAAAAGCCAGCGTGCTGTCCGAGGCCCTGCCCTATCTGCGGCGCTTTCACGGCAAGACCATCGTCGTGAAATACGGCGGCAACGCCATGACCGAAGAGCGTCTGCAGCGCAGCTTCGCGCATGATGTCGTGCTGCTCAAGCTGGTCGGCCTGAACCCGGTAGTGGTGCATGGCGGCGGTCCGCAGATCGACGACGCCTTGCGGCGCGTGGGCAAGACCGGGACCTTCGTGCAAGGCATGCGGGTCACCGATGCCGAAACCATGGAGGTGGTCGAATGGGTCCTGGGCGGCCAGGTCCAGCAGGACATCGTCATGATGATCAACGAGGCCGGCGGCAAGGCAGTCGGCCTGACGGGCAAGGACGGCGGCCTTATCCGTGCGCGCAAGAAGCTCATGGACAACAAGGAAGACCCGCAGCAACCGCTGGACATCGGCTTTGTCGGCGACATCACGCAGGTGGACCCGGCCGTGGTGAAGGCGCTGCAGGACGACCAGTTCATCCCGGTGATATCGCCGATCGGCTACGGCCAGGACGGCACGGCCTACAACATCAACGCCGACGTGGTCGCCGGCAAGATGGCCGAAGTGCTGGGCGCGGAAAAACTGCTGATGATGACCAACACGCCGGGCGTGCTCGACAAGACCGGCAAGCTGCTGCGCAGCCTGTCGGCACGCGCCATCGACGAACTGTTCGCGGACGGCACCATCTCCGGCGGCATGCTGCCGAAGATCTCTTCCTCGCTGGATGCGGCGCGCAGCGGCGTGAATTCCGTTCACATCATCGACGGCCGCGTGCCGCATTGCCTGCTGCTGGAGTTGCTGACCGACCAGGGTGTGGGCACCATGATTACGTCACGCTGA
- a CDS encoding glycoside hydrolase family 15 protein — MSKPLEDYGLIGNMLSAALVSRDGSIDWLCLPHFNSSACFAALLGTEEHGCWHIRPREPFETTRRYIPGTAVLETRFKTATGVATLLDFMPLSDDEERVDVVRIVRGEHGHVDMDMDLILRFNYGQAVPWVRRRDYGISAIAGPDAVELHTQVPLEGKNLRTVSRFTVHAGQSTPFTLSYHPSHKVPHFVPDRTESLDRTVAWWKEWSKRCRTDRRFPEWHEAIVRSLITLKLLTFRPTGGIVAAPTMSLPENLGGSRNWDYRYCWLRDSALTLYALLNAGYREEAEAWRQWLMRASAGHPDQLQIMYGIAGERSLPEMEIAWLPGYENSKPVRLGNAASGQIQMDIYGELIETLHAAREAELAPSEQAWRLQRILLAPLERGWKVDDHGIWEVRGPRRAFTHSRLMCWVGFDRAVKSAERFGLQGPVERWRDVRDEIREDILNNGFDAELNSFVQFYGGKALDASLLLIPQVGFLPIDDPRVTGTISAIEKGLMRDGLVMRYVPEQVDDGLQESEGVFLACSFWLADAYAMQGRIDEAAALFDRLLSLRNDLGLLAEEYDPVHKRLVGNFPQGFSHIGLVNTAFNLLEAHGPAQQRSHSAAPHNGSSPHNGSNPHNGSGAHGGSSAHNGSGGHGGSGSHGAAESTRGARG; from the coding sequence ATGTCGAAACCACTTGAAGATTACGGCCTCATCGGCAACATGCTTTCCGCGGCGTTGGTCTCGCGCGATGGCTCCATCGATTGGCTGTGCCTGCCCCACTTCAATTCCTCCGCGTGCTTCGCCGCCCTGCTGGGTACGGAGGAGCATGGGTGCTGGCACATCAGGCCGCGCGAGCCCTTCGAAACCACCCGGCGCTACATTCCTGGCACCGCCGTCCTGGAAACACGCTTCAAGACTGCGACGGGCGTAGCCACGCTGCTGGACTTCATGCCCCTGAGCGACGACGAGGAGCGTGTCGACGTGGTGCGCATCGTGCGCGGCGAGCATGGGCACGTCGACATGGATATGGACCTTATCCTGCGGTTCAATTACGGGCAGGCCGTGCCATGGGTGCGCCGCAGGGACTATGGCATCAGCGCCATCGCGGGGCCCGATGCGGTGGAGCTGCATACCCAGGTGCCGCTGGAAGGCAAGAACCTGCGGACGGTCTCGCGCTTCACCGTGCATGCCGGCCAAAGCACGCCTTTTACCCTGTCGTACCATCCCTCGCACAAAGTCCCGCATTTCGTGCCAGACCGCACCGAAAGCCTGGATCGCACCGTGGCCTGGTGGAAGGAGTGGTCCAAGCGCTGCCGCACCGACCGGCGCTTCCCCGAATGGCATGAGGCGATCGTGCGATCGCTCATCACACTCAAGCTCCTGACGTTCCGGCCGACGGGCGGCATCGTCGCCGCCCCGACCATGTCGCTGCCGGAAAACCTGGGCGGCTCGCGCAACTGGGACTACCGCTACTGCTGGCTGCGCGATTCCGCGCTGACGCTGTACGCGTTGCTGAACGCCGGCTACCGCGAGGAAGCCGAAGCCTGGCGCCAATGGCTGATGCGGGCCTCCGCCGGCCATCCCGACCAATTGCAGATCATGTACGGGATCGCGGGCGAACGCAGCCTGCCGGAGATGGAAATCGCCTGGCTCCCGGGTTACGAGAACAGCAAGCCGGTACGCCTGGGCAACGCCGCTTCCGGGCAGATCCAGATGGACATCTACGGCGAGCTCATCGAGACGCTGCATGCCGCGCGCGAGGCCGAACTGGCCCCCTCGGAACAGGCCTGGCGCCTGCAACGCATCCTGCTGGCGCCGCTGGAGCGCGGCTGGAAGGTCGACGACCACGGCATATGGGAAGTGCGGGGCCCGCGCCGGGCGTTTACCCATTCACGCCTGATGTGCTGGGTAGGTTTCGACCGCGCCGTCAAATCGGCGGAACGCTTCGGCCTGCAAGGGCCGGTAGAGCGCTGGCGCGACGTGCGCGACGAAATCCGGGAAGACATCCTCAACAACGGCTTCGACGCCGAGCTGAACAGCTTCGTGCAGTTCTACGGCGGCAAGGCGCTGGATGCGAGCCTGCTGTTGATTCCACAGGTGGGTTTCCTGCCGATCGACGATCCTCGGGTGACGGGCACCATCAGCGCGATCGAGAAAGGCTTGATGCGCGACGGTTTGGTCATGCGCTATGTGCCCGAACAGGTGGACGACGGCCTGCAGGAAAGCGAAGGGGTCTTCCTGGCGTGCAGCTTCTGGCTGGCCGACGCGTACGCCATGCAGGGCCGGATCGACGAGGCTGCGGCCCTGTTCGACCGGCTGCTGTCCCTGCGCAACGACCTGGGATTGCTGGCGGAGGAATACGACCCGGTGCATAAACGGCTGGTGGGCAACTTCCCGCAGGGGTTTTCGCATATCGGGCTGGTCAATACCGCGTTCAACCTGCTGGAGGCCCATGGGCCGGCGCAGCAGCGTTCGCACAGCGCGGCGCCGCATAACGGGTCCAGCCCGCATAACGGATCCAATCCGCATAACGGTTCCGGCGCGCATGGCGGTTCGAGCGCGCATAACGGTTCCGGCGGGCATGGCGGCTCCGGATCGCACGGTGCCGCGGAGTCCACCAGGGGCGCCCGCGGGTGA
- a CDS encoding 3-hydroxyacyl-CoA dehydrogenase NAD-binding domain-containing protein, which produces MTTAIPSLPAPSQCHAVVVGGGTMGADVAVVLARAQAGVTVVETDAARHAGILERARANLAERGLEQNIDKVGVAASLHAVAWRDVNLVIECIPESLPLKRALFAELVALAPAHALLASNSSSFPISQIAEGLERRERMLGLHFFMPAHLIPLVEVVLGPDSDSARGEALVAFMRRCGMVPVLVRKDVPGFLGNRLQHALTREAFALIQEGVASAEDVDAAVRFGFGFRFLAAGPVMQRDHAGLDVHCAATTTTYPSLSKADGPFPILTERVAAGKLGMKTGEGFYRWTPETMAAEKARYAAMLRAGLALIEGELPPIEP; this is translated from the coding sequence ATGACAACCGCCATTCCTTCCCTGCCCGCTCCGTCGCAATGCCACGCCGTGGTGGTAGGAGGCGGCACGATGGGCGCCGATGTGGCGGTGGTCCTCGCCCGCGCCCAGGCCGGCGTGACAGTCGTCGAGACGGACGCCGCGCGACACGCCGGCATCCTGGAACGTGCGCGGGCGAACCTGGCCGAGCGCGGCCTGGAGCAGAACATCGACAAGGTCGGGGTCGCCGCATCGCTGCACGCGGTCGCATGGCGGGACGTCAACCTCGTCATCGAGTGCATCCCCGAATCCCTGCCGTTGAAACGCGCCTTGTTCGCCGAGCTGGTGGCGCTGGCGCCGGCCCACGCCCTGTTGGCCAGCAACAGCAGCAGCTTTCCCATCAGCCAGATCGCCGAAGGGCTGGAACGCCGCGAGCGCATGCTGGGCCTGCATTTCTTCATGCCGGCGCATTTGATCCCGCTGGTGGAAGTCGTACTGGGACCGGACAGCGACAGCGCCCGGGGCGAAGCCCTGGTCGCCTTCATGCGCCGCTGCGGCATGGTGCCGGTACTGGTGCGCAAGGACGTGCCCGGTTTCCTCGGCAACCGCCTGCAGCATGCCTTGACCCGCGAGGCCTTCGCGCTGATCCAGGAAGGCGTCGCCAGCGCCGAGGACGTGGATGCCGCTGTACGTTTCGGCTTTGGCTTTCGCTTCCTGGCAGCCGGCCCGGTGATGCAACGGGATCACGCGGGCCTGGACGTGCATTGCGCGGCGACCACGACGACCTACCCTTCGCTATCGAAGGCGGACGGCCCTTTCCCCATCCTTACCGAACGCGTGGCGGCCGGCAAGCTGGGCATGAAGACGGGTGAAGGCTTCTATCGCTGGACCCCGGAAACCATGGCGGCGGAAAAGGCGCGCTATGCCGCGATGCTGCGCGCGGGGCTGGCATTGATCGAAGGCGAGCTGCCGCCCATCGAACCTTGA
- a CDS encoding aldolase: MPVSQRDSSVHTADTLALRTDLALALRAAAYHGLEEGVCNHFSVALPDGSDRFLINPRGLHWSEIDADDIVLVDAKGARLAGRHDVEATAMFIHGAIHRIARKTCVLHTHMPYATSLTVTSRRGLDTRLSQNAMRFHGRVAIDARYDGLALDTAEGERIARAMNGADILFLGNHGIVVCGERVDYAYDDLYFLERACQTEVLALSTGQTLEPVPDTMARHVAMQIQGERLQSTLFFESLRRLVPVASRR, from the coding sequence ATGCCCGTCTCCCAACGCGATAGTTCCGTCCATACCGCCGATACGCTGGCGCTGCGCACCGATCTGGCGCTCGCCCTGCGCGCCGCGGCCTATCACGGCCTGGAGGAAGGCGTGTGCAACCATTTCAGCGTGGCGCTGCCGGATGGTTCGGACCGTTTCCTGATCAATCCCCGCGGCCTGCACTGGAGCGAAATCGACGCCGATGACATCGTGCTGGTCGACGCCAAAGGGGCCAGGCTGGCGGGCCGCCACGACGTCGAAGCCACCGCCATGTTCATCCATGGCGCGATCCACCGCATCGCGCGCAAGACCTGCGTGCTGCATACGCATATGCCCTATGCCACCTCGCTCACGGTGACTTCACGGCGCGGGCTCGATACACGCCTGTCGCAGAACGCCATGCGCTTCCACGGGCGCGTCGCCATCGACGCGCGCTACGATGGCCTGGCGCTGGATACCGCCGAGGGCGAGCGCATTGCCCGCGCCATGAATGGCGCGGACATCCTGTTCCTGGGCAATCACGGGATCGTGGTCTGCGGGGAACGCGTGGACTACGCGTACGACGACCTGTACTTCCTGGAGCGGGCCTGCCAGACCGAGGTCCTGGCCCTGTCCACCGGCCAGACGCTGGAACCGGTGCCGGACACCATGGCCCGGCATGTGGCGATGCAGATCCAGGGGGAACGCCTGCAATCGACGCTGTTCTTCGAATCCCTGCGCCGCCTCGTACCGGTCGCCAGCCGGCGCTGA
- a CDS encoding DNA topoisomerase IB, with protein sequence MLLAQAEARTAAPDSDPADDPPTENACCAIAGLVYVDDRRPGITRRLNGERFEYFDPEGKRIRDHAEIARINALVIPPAYTDVWICPDPKGHIQATGRDARGRKQYRYHPAWHELRDANKYEQLAAFALALPRIRRKVEQDLRKPGMNHDKIVAVVVRLLETTLVRIGSSTYARANGSYGLTTLRRRHATVAGTSIRFRFKGKSGVEHDVTVRDRRIAAVVKRCMEITGHELFTYLDEDGKPRTVDSGSVNDYLREAGKADFTAKHYRTWSGTVLALAELRKRPWRTETEAKRIVVEVVKNVSRRLGNTPTVCRQCYIHPKVIDDYLAGTLPPMPAAPPAPRGLDADERRLLRFLMGSTPQGPAKG encoded by the coding sequence ATGTTGCTAGCGCAGGCCGAAGCGCGGACCGCCGCGCCCGATTCCGACCCGGCGGATGATCCGCCCACTGAAAACGCCTGTTGCGCGATAGCGGGGCTGGTCTATGTGGATGACCGGCGGCCGGGCATCACGCGCCGGCTCAACGGCGAGCGCTTTGAATACTTCGATCCGGAGGGCAAGCGCATCCGCGACCACGCGGAGATCGCGCGCATCAACGCGCTGGTCATCCCTCCCGCCTACACCGACGTATGGATCTGTCCGGACCCCAAAGGGCATATCCAGGCGACCGGGCGCGATGCGCGCGGCCGCAAGCAATACCGCTATCACCCCGCCTGGCACGAACTGCGCGACGCGAACAAGTACGAGCAACTGGCCGCTTTCGCGCTGGCCCTGCCACGTATCCGGCGCAAGGTCGAACAGGACTTGCGCAAGCCGGGCATGAACCATGACAAGATCGTCGCGGTGGTGGTGCGCCTGCTGGAGACCACCTTGGTCAGGATAGGCAGCTCGACCTACGCGCGGGCCAATGGATCGTACGGCCTGACGACCCTGCGCCGTCGCCATGCGACGGTTGCGGGCACCAGCATCCGCTTCCGGTTCAAGGGCAAGAGCGGCGTGGAGCACGATGTGACGGTGCGCGACCGGCGCATCGCGGCGGTGGTGAAGCGCTGCATGGAGATCACCGGGCACGAGCTGTTCACTTATCTGGATGAAGACGGCAAGCCCCGCACCGTCGATTCCGGCAGTGTCAACGACTACCTGCGCGAAGCGGGCAAGGCCGACTTCACCGCCAAGCACTACCGGACGTGGTCCGGAACGGTGCTGGCGCTGGCGGAGCTGCGCAAGCGTCCCTGGCGCACCGAGACCGAGGCCAAGCGCATCGTGGTCGAGGTCGTCAAGAACGTATCGCGGCGCCTGGGCAATACACCGACCGTCTGCCGCCAGTGCTATATCCACCCGAAGGTCATCGATGACTACCTGGCCGGCACCCTGCCGCCGATGCCGGCTGCCCCGCCGGCGCCGCGAGGACTGGACGCGGATGAACGCCGGCTGCTGCGTTTCCTGATGGGCAGTACGCCGCAAGGCCCGGCCAAGGGATGA
- the slmA gene encoding nucleoid occlusion factor SlmA yields MASRPGERKTQILQTLAEMLEQPHAARITTAALAARMQVSEAALYRHFASKAQMFEGLIEFIEHTIFSLINQIGATEPHGLAQARNMIGMLLTFSERNKGMTRVLTGDALVTEDNRLQERINHINDRIEASFRQALRTAVQDGALPPDADVSAHASLLTHFVLGRWLRYAQSAWRVAPTAHLDEQLRLALG; encoded by the coding sequence ATGGCAAGCAGACCCGGCGAAAGGAAGACGCAGATCCTGCAAACCCTGGCAGAAATGCTGGAACAGCCGCACGCCGCGCGCATCACCACCGCGGCCCTGGCAGCCCGTATGCAGGTCTCCGAAGCGGCGCTATACCGGCATTTCGCCAGCAAGGCACAGATGTTCGAAGGCTTGATCGAGTTCATCGAGCACACCATCTTCAGCCTGATCAACCAGATCGGCGCGACCGAACCGCATGGCCTCGCGCAGGCGCGCAACATGATAGGCATGCTGCTGACGTTCTCGGAGCGCAACAAGGGCATGACGCGCGTGCTGACCGGCGATGCGCTGGTCACCGAGGACAACCGCTTGCAGGAACGCATCAACCATATCAACGACCGTATCGAAGCGTCGTTCAGGCAGGCCCTGCGCACGGCCGTGCAGGACGGCGCCTTGCCACCTGACGCGGACGTCAGCGCGCATGCGAGCCTGCTGACCCATTTCGTACTGGGCCGCTGGCTGCGTTATGCGCAGAGCGCGTGGCGGGTGGCGCCGACGGCCCACCTGGACGAACAATTGCGCCTGGCCTTGGGCTGA
- a CDS encoding MFS transporter, with amino-acid sequence MSWYSELNQTERRTFVAAFGGWAIDALDFMVFTFVISTLISLWGISNTQAGLLGTVTLLFSAVGGWLAGMLADRYGRVRVLQGTILWFSVCTVAIGFTQDFNQLFALRALQGLGFGGEWAVGAVLMGEIVRAEHRGKAVGTVQSGWAVGWGLAALLYTLSFSVLPENVAWRALFWVGVIPAMLVLYIRKHVPEPEVFARVRKEAETGRAKVSLWAIFGPSLLKTTVLSALLCTGVQGGYYAITTWLPTFLKTERHLSVLNTGGYLMVIIAGSFCGYIAGAYMADRYGRRPNFFIFAILSGVIAYLYTELALSDTQMLILGFPLGFAASGIFGGMGAYLTELFPSAVRATGQGFAYNFGRGIGALFPSLVGYLSKTVGLAAAIGMFAAGAYAIVLIAAFLLPETKGRALE; translated from the coding sequence ATGAGCTGGTATAGCGAATTGAACCAAACCGAGCGGCGCACCTTCGTGGCGGCGTTCGGCGGCTGGGCGATCGACGCGCTGGACTTCATGGTGTTCACCTTCGTCATCTCCACGCTGATCTCGCTGTGGGGCATCAGCAACACGCAAGCGGGCCTGCTGGGTACGGTGACGCTGTTGTTCTCGGCGGTGGGGGGCTGGTTGGCCGGGATGCTGGCGGATCGCTATGGGCGCGTTCGCGTACTCCAGGGAACCATCTTATGGTTCTCGGTATGTACCGTGGCGATCGGCTTCACGCAGGACTTCAATCAATTGTTCGCACTGCGCGCGCTACAGGGCCTGGGCTTCGGCGGCGAGTGGGCCGTGGGCGCCGTGCTGATGGGCGAGATCGTGCGCGCGGAGCATCGCGGCAAGGCCGTGGGCACCGTGCAGAGCGGTTGGGCCGTCGGCTGGGGCCTGGCGGCGCTGCTCTATACGCTTTCGTTTTCCGTGCTGCCCGAAAACGTGGCGTGGCGCGCGTTGTTCTGGGTGGGCGTGATTCCCGCGATGCTGGTGCTGTATATCCGCAAGCACGTACCCGAGCCTGAAGTCTTCGCGCGTGTACGCAAGGAGGCGGAAACAGGCCGTGCCAAGGTGTCGCTATGGGCCATCTTCGGCCCGTCGCTGCTGAAGACCACGGTGCTGTCGGCCTTGCTGTGCACCGGCGTGCAGGGCGGTTACTACGCCATTACGACATGGCTGCCGACCTTTCTGAAAACCGAGCGCCATCTGTCCGTGCTGAACACCGGTGGCTATCTCATGGTCATCATCGCCGGCTCTTTCTGCGGCTACATCGCGGGCGCCTATATGGCCGACCGCTACGGACGCCGTCCGAACTTTTTCATCTTCGCAATACTGTCCGGTGTGATCGCCTATCTGTACACGGAGCTCGCCCTGAGCGATACGCAAATGCTGATTCTGGGCTTTCCGCTGGGTTTCGCCGCGTCCGGCATATTCGGCGGCATGGGCGCATACCTGACGGAACTCTTTCCTTCCGCGGTGCGCGCTACCGGCCAGGGCTTCGCGTACAACTTCGGCCGCGGCATCGGTGCGCTGTTTCCCAGTCTGGTGGGGTATCTCAGCAAAACCGTAGGCCTGGCGGCGGCCATCGGCATGTTCGCGGCCGGCGCGTATGCCATCGTGCTGATCGCCGCCTTCCTGCTGCCCGAGACCAAGGGCCGCGCGTTGGAATAG
- a CDS encoding ATPase domain-containing protein: protein MEENQTRDPRRPAPVVSTGIRGLDNVLGGGLPASRLYLVEGVPGSGKTTLGMQFLQEGRRQGEKGLYITLSETREELHAVAETHGWDLEGIEIFELFSEDEFSLGAEQSVFYPAEVELGEAVQHVIETIEALSPTRVVFDSLSEMRLLAQSPLRYRRQILALKQYLSTRLCTVLCLDDKTADPNDLQLHSIAHGVISLDQRAQDFGVERRRIRIVKLRGVRFRGGYHDCVLETGGLRVFPRLIAAEHQASFDTAPQSTGVPPLDALLGGGITPGTNILFTGPSGVGKTTTAVRAVLAALERGQKAVYYLFDEGAGTMLRRSRQLGMDLAPYIESGALQLFQIDPAELSPGEFSSRVRKAVDEDGATFFVIDSLSAYVLSMPGERFLLLQFHEMLSYLNQKGCTTVLVLAQHGLIGEGRADVDLSYLSDAILLFRFFEAEGSIHGAVLALKSRTTPHKRSIHEFRITEDGLQVGEALSDFEGVLSGLPSYTGKLPALQTPGSVPEAE, encoded by the coding sequence ATGGAAGAAAACCAAACACGCGATCCACGCCGGCCCGCGCCGGTCGTCTCAACCGGGATACGGGGCCTGGACAATGTTCTGGGCGGTGGCCTTCCGGCCAGTCGCCTTTATCTCGTCGAAGGCGTACCGGGCAGCGGCAAGACTACCTTGGGCATGCAGTTCCTGCAGGAAGGAAGGCGGCAAGGCGAAAAAGGCCTGTATATCACCTTGTCCGAAACCCGCGAGGAGTTGCACGCCGTGGCCGAGACCCATGGCTGGGACCTGGAAGGCATCGAGATTTTCGAGCTCTTCAGCGAGGACGAATTTTCCCTGGGGGCCGAGCAATCCGTCTTCTATCCAGCCGAAGTGGAACTGGGCGAGGCGGTGCAACACGTCATCGAAACCATCGAAGCCCTGTCGCCTACCCGCGTCGTCTTCGACAGCCTGTCCGAGATGCGCCTTCTGGCTCAAAGCCCGCTGCGGTATCGGCGGCAAATCCTGGCGCTGAAGCAATATCTGTCGACACGCCTATGCACGGTGCTTTGCCTGGACGACAAGACCGCCGATCCCAACGATCTGCAGTTGCACAGCATCGCGCACGGCGTGATCAGCCTGGATCAACGGGCCCAGGATTTTGGTGTCGAACGCCGCCGCATCCGTATCGTCAAGCTGCGCGGCGTCAGGTTCCGGGGCGGATATCACGACTGCGTGCTGGAAACGGGCGGCCTGCGGGTGTTCCCCCGCCTGATCGCGGCGGAACACCAGGCCAGCTTCGATACCGCGCCGCAAAGCACCGGCGTTCCGCCGCTGGACGCCTTGCTGGGCGGAGGGATCACGCCAGGCACCAATATATTGTTCACCGGCCCATCCGGCGTCGGCAAGACCACGACGGCGGTGCGCGCCGTGCTGGCGGCCCTCGAGCGCGGACAGAAGGCCGTGTATTACCTGTTCGATGAAGGGGCGGGGACCATGCTGCGACGCAGCCGGCAACTCGGCATGGACCTGGCGCCCTACATCGAAAGCGGTGCGCTGCAGCTGTTTCAGATCGACCCGGCGGAGCTCTCCCCGGGCGAATTTTCCAGCCGTGTGCGCAAGGCGGTGGACGAGGACGGCGCGACGTTTTTCGTTATCGACAGCTTGAGCGCGTATGTCCTGTCCATGCCGGGGGAACGGTTCCTGCTGCTGCAGTTTCACGAGATGTTGAGTTATCTGAACCAAAAGGGTTGCACGACGGTGTTGGTGCTGGCCCAGCACGGGTTGATCGGCGAAGGCCGCGCGGACGTGGACCTGAGCTACCTGAGCGACGCGATCCTGCTCTTCCGCTTCTTCGAAGCGGAAGGAAGCATACACGGGGCGGTGCTGGCCCTGAAGAGCCGCACGACGCCCCACAAGCGGTCCATACACGAGTTCCGTATTACTGAAGACGGGTTGCAAGTGGGGGAAGCGTTGAGCGACTTCGAAGGGGTGTTGTCGGGTCTGCCGTCCTACACCGGCAAGTTGCCGGCCCTGCAGACGCCCGGATCCGTGCCGGAGGCGGAGTGA
- a CDS encoding pyrimidine 5'-nucleotidase translates to MRIHRHLLRPAARLRRSRRIATGASGRLWLFDLDNTLHNTSHAIFPRIDAGMTRAVAETLGVDAETANALRSKYWKRYGATVIGMVRHHGVDAETFLRMSHDFDVRTLVKAETGLAGKLRSLPGRKVLLTNAPLHYARAVLRHLGLLRQFDSLWAIEHMNWHGNYRPKPSPALLRRVLAREGVAPARAVLVEDTLENLRGARRVGLRTVHIYHPGTPFSKAGRNRPGYVDLRVNCVSDLLLRRRPLRR, encoded by the coding sequence ATGCGCATCCATCGGCATCTGCTGCGGCCGGCGGCGCGGCTGCGCCGCTCGCGGCGCATCGCCACGGGCGCATCGGGCAGGCTGTGGCTGTTCGACCTGGACAACACGCTGCACAACACCTCGCACGCCATCTTTCCGCGCATCGATGCGGGAATGACGCGCGCGGTGGCCGAAACGCTGGGTGTGGACGCGGAGACCGCCAATGCGCTGCGCTCGAAGTACTGGAAGCGCTACGGCGCGACGGTCATCGGCATGGTCCGCCACCATGGCGTGGACGCCGAGACCTTCCTGCGCATGAGCCACGACTTCGACGTACGCACCCTGGTCAAGGCCGAAACCGGGCTTGCCGGCAAGCTGCGCAGCCTGCCGGGACGCAAGGTGCTGCTGACCAATGCACCGCTGCACTATGCACGCGCGGTGCTGCGCCATCTGGGCCTGCTGCGGCAGTTCGACAGCCTGTGGGCCATCGAGCACATGAACTGGCACGGCAACTACCGGCCCAAGCCCTCCCCCGCCCTGCTGCGGCGCGTGCTGGCGCGCGAAGGGGTGGCGCCGGCCCGCGCGGTACTGGTCGAGGATACGCTGGAAAACCTGCGCGGCGCGCGCCGCGTCGGCTTGCGCACGGTGCACATCTACCATCCGGGCACGCCCTTCAGCAAAGCCGGGCGCAACCGGCCGGGCTATGTCGACTTGCGGGTAAACTGCGTCAGCGATCTGCTGCTGCGCCGCCGCCCTTTGCGACGATAG
- a CDS encoding MetQ/NlpA family ABC transporter substrate-binding protein, with translation MRRALLACVVGLSAAFALGSPAVAAEKLTVAATQVPHAEILEFVKPTLAKEGVDLDIKVFSDYVQPNMATVDKQVDVNFFQHRPYLDTFNQDRKTNLVPVAAVHVEPFGAYSRKIKAVSELKEGATVAIPNDPTNAGRALLLLQKQGLIKLKNPTDLRATTLDVTENPKRLKFRELEAAMLPRSLDDVDLALINTNYALEAKLVPTKDALFIEGADSPYANVLVARPDNKDAPAVRKLVQALHSPAVKQYILEKYKGAVVPAF, from the coding sequence ATGCGCCGCGCGCTGCTGGCTTGCGTCGTCGGGCTGTCCGCGGCCTTTGCGCTGGGCTCGCCGGCCGTGGCTGCCGAAAAACTGACCGTGGCGGCCACGCAGGTCCCGCATGCCGAGATCCTGGAGTTCGTCAAACCGACCCTGGCCAAGGAAGGGGTGGACCTGGACATCAAGGTATTCAGCGACTATGTGCAACCCAATATGGCGACGGTCGACAAGCAGGTGGATGTGAACTTCTTCCAGCACCGGCCGTACCTCGATACTTTCAACCAGGATCGCAAGACCAACCTGGTGCCGGTGGCGGCCGTGCATGTCGAGCCCTTTGGCGCCTATTCGCGCAAGATCAAGGCCGTGAGCGAATTGAAAGAGGGCGCCACGGTGGCCATCCCCAACGATCCGACCAACGCCGGGCGTGCGCTGCTGCTGCTGCAGAAGCAAGGCTTGATCAAGCTGAAGAATCCCACCGACCTTCGCGCGACGACCCTGGACGTGACGGAGAACCCGAAGCGTCTTAAGTTCAGGGAACTGGAGGCCGCCATGCTGCCGCGCTCGCTGGACGACGTGGACCTGGCCCTGATCAACACGAATTACGCGCTGGAGGCCAAGCTGGTGCCCACCAAGGACGCGTTGTTCATCGAAGGCGCCGACTCGCCGTATGCCAACGTGCTGGTGGCGCGCCCGGACAACAAGGATGCGCCCGCGGTGCGCAAGCTGGTGCAGGCCTTGCACTCGCCGGCGGTCAAGCAATACATCCTGGAGAAGTACAAGGGCGCGGTCGTGCCCGCCTTCTGA